The proteins below are encoded in one region of Engraulis encrasicolus isolate BLACKSEA-1 chromosome 1, IST_EnEncr_1.0, whole genome shotgun sequence:
- the LOC134457466 gene encoding THAP domain-containing protein 1-like gives MSSYCCVPGCKSYKKNETGRNKSFHRFPVSHHTRRAWIAKIKRDIGPHFQITENTRVCGDHFTEDCFIKTGTGKMKLQAGTVPTVFAWSSTNTGRRTSNRSRLCEAVEVGTPQDADASTSSLNTDTDTPEEETPQDASASSFSIVATSPPYPDHDYTARPLSLEERYEEACKFIALQEEEIRKLRNERFFLQRFQCDDGQIRYYTGFKDYQTLMDVFKALQPTAETMVGWSQAQRLKQMGKDIIRQGCREQSLPL, from the exons ATGTCGTCCTACTGCTGTGTACCTGGCTGCAAATCTTACAAAAAGAACGAAACGGGGAGAAATAAAAGTTTCCACCGATTCCCCGTATCTCATCACACCCGTCGGGCATGGATAGCCAAAATCAAAAGAGACATTGGACCTCATTTCCAG ATCACAGAAAACACACGCGTATGCGGGGATCATTTCACCGAGGACTGTTTCATTAAAACTGGAACTGGGAAAATGAAGCTGCAGGCAGGGACTGTGCCAACCGTATTTGCCTGGTCTTCCACCAACACTGGCCGGAGAACATCGAACAGATCACG TCTGTGCGAGGCTGTTGAAGTGGGTACGCCTCAAGATGCTGATGCCTCAACGTCCAG TCTCAACACAGATACTGATACCCCTGAAGAGGAAACACCTCAAGATGCCTCTGCCTCATCATTCAG CATTGTTGCCACCAGTCCCCCATACCCGGACCACGATTACACAGCGAGGCCACTGTCATTGGAGGAGCGATATGAAGAGGCCTGTAAATTCATTGCCCTGCAAGAAGAGGAGATCCGGAAATTGAGAAATGAACGATTCTTCTTACAGCGCTTTCAATGCGATGATGGCCAAATTAGGTACTACACTGGATTTAAAGACTATCAGACATTGATGGACGTTTTTAAGGCTTTACAGCCTACTGCTGAGACCATGGTAGGCTGGAGCCAAGCACAGAGGTTAAAACAAATGGGCAAAGACATCATTAGGCAGGGATGTAGAGAGCAGAGCCTACCCCTGTAA